In one window of Syngnathus typhle isolate RoL2023-S1 ecotype Sweden linkage group LG7, RoL_Styp_1.0, whole genome shotgun sequence DNA:
- the LOC133156878 gene encoding genetic suppressor element 1-like isoform X4, which yields MSHESTKSASLGMVSTATRTTATVSPLSPLTNGSALAQSASSGFAAALRKLAKQAEDPRCELHASALSGESSPVSSSPATSHSSPVSTPKRATLGPLLAQSRGHAVASSTPPVVTIAPTKTSNGLWRADGRQVEQSAARLGGGRERASADNAHTQHDKRTPPVPPSHLLAHHFGLTPSSVMQDPRMQSLSLPGQMHPAAPSGNIPEDYLRSLRPFATPDDLRLTSVPLGLDHSAAAAHAAAAAAAAAYYHPGFLHHPLSLPRMEESLCLSALRSQFYSVPAGAAFPALHASGLHLHLPGARYPGELNHSVLVERLQMENELRQREREKEREEERERELDRQKERQRDRQQQMVRAAEGHGYLAERATQRAPSLEDRARLVERLTPNRLDKAKESDLPSFLSHKPLPSSRGSVPHLLPSLVPTHLGKHHVVGGVNGAAATTHRASEEAWMKDCNRIGHPNQGIKDAPPSLGAPPPLISPKPPQTTLWNPASFVDRRKPIPPIRPPPSLTRADRPDLSWEEKMEEGARRRPEAHERYPSAREEACLSNKTEQDLLQRRQANNLYLRLCAPLSDPNAGRERQRDSTLVYDEALQQHRRLLSKLDLEEQRRREAREGGYYYDLNDSYDESDEEEVKAHLRRVTEQPPLKLNTSSEKVDFLRMCGLVTRAHRDELLQCKKRKRRRMMRERSTSPPPVVRGKRKSPPLPAAALTTTYTAEQMDSAPELQEKKDFLRAFKLSHVNAQQRRDKEKTEELLKAIEKKIVTLDTLRYNSVSPCSSSPPAATSSIGESSSAIPSCQSNGHLYPDSPSPSPLHSHRARHVPHNDTVRQPPPPLAPHDKAAFAEAPRPNKKLQLVHNGHLVPPLKKEPGAVVNGRVQPREKFTTNAFAQHFHQAVLQSTQHKGVSKLTKAESSLPRDPSPQKTLHPNHAAQRANGHGTHFHQDSHGKQLTDVDVDEGEDSSGDDDEEEDEEPPRKWKGIGAIFEAYQEYVEERSVERQVLHSQCKRLEAQNYNLSRTAEQLSLTMAELVSQRQRVREERDKLHAQLEHFRRCLTLPSIHWGNAHAPR from the exons ATGAGCCATGAGTCCACCAAGTCGGCGTCTTTAGGAATGGTCTCCACGGCGACTCGCACCACGGCCACCGTCAGTCCCCTTAGCCCTCTGACCAATGGGAGCGCTCTCGCCCAGTCTGCCAGCTCTGGATTCGCCGCCGCCCTGCGCAAACTGGCTAAACAGGCTGAGGATCCCCGATGTGAGTTGCATG CTTCGGCCCTCAGCGGTGAGTCGTCGCCTGTGTCGTCGTCACCTGCCACCAGCCACAGCTCGCCGGTCAGCACCCCCAAGCGCGCCACACTAGGGCCCCTCTTGGCCcagtcccggggccacgccgtTGCCTCGAGCACCCCTCCCGTGGTCACCATTGCTCCCACCAAGACCAGCAACGGTCTGTGGAGGGCCGACGGGCGACAG GTGGAACAGAGCGCTGCGAGGCTTGGGGGCGGCAGGGAGCGGGCATCCGCCGACAACGCTCATACACAGCACGACAAGAGGACCCCGCCCGTACCCCCGTCTCACCTGCTGGCTCACCACTTTGGACTCACACCCAGCTCGGTCATGCAGGATCCCCGCATGCAAAGCCTCAG TTTACCTGGGCAGATGCACCCTGCGGCTCCCTCAGGCAACATCCCTGAGGATTACCTGAGATCGCTGCGTCCCTTCGCCACCCCCGACGACCTGCGGCTGACCTCTGTGCCTCTTGGTCTGGACCattctgccgccgccgctcatgctgccgctgccgccgccgctgctgcttacTACCACCCAGGCTTCCTGCACCATCCTTTGTCTTTACCCAG GATGGAGGAATCCTTGTGTCTGTCAGCACTGCGGTCACAGTTCTACTCTGTACCTGCCGGGGCAGCCTTCCCCGCTCTGCACGCCTCTGGCCTTCACTTGCACCTGCCTGGAGCTCGCTACCCCGGAGAGCTAAACCACAGCGTACTAGTCGAGAG GCTGCAGATGGAGAATGAGCTTCGCCAACGAGAgagggaaaaagagagagaggaggaaagGGAGCGAGAGCTGGACAGACAGAAGGAGAGGCAGAGGGACAGACAGCAGCAGATGGTCAGGGCTGCGGAGGGCCACGGATACCTGGCCGAAAGGGCGACTCAGAGGGCGCCGTCGCTGGAGGACAGGGCCAGGCTAGTGGAGAGGCTGACCCCCAACAGACTGG ATAAAGCCAAGGAATCGGATCTCCCATCGTTCCTCTCGCATAAACCTCTGCCCTCCTCCAGGGGCTCTGTCCCACACCTGCTGCCCAGTCTGGTGCCTACTCACCTGGGCAAGCATCACGTGGTGGGTGGTGTCAACGGAGCTGCCGCCACGACTCACAGGGCCAGCGAGGAGGCCTGGATGAAGGACTGCAATAG AATTGGCCATCCTAACCAAGGCATCAAAGATGCACCACCCTCCCTGGGTGCACCGCCTCCTCTCATCTCCCCTAAACCTCCACAAACCACACTGTGGAACCCCGCCTCTTTTGTGGACCGCAGAAAGCCCATCCCGCCGATTCGTCCCCCTCCCAGCCTGACCAGAGCCGACCGACCCGACCTGAGCtgggaggagaagatggaggagggaGCCCGGAGGAGGCCGGAGGCTCACGAGAGGTATCCCTCTGCGAGGGAGGAGGCCTGCTTGTCCAACAAGACCGAGCAGGACCTCCTCCAGAGGCGCCAGGCCAACAACCTCTACCTGAGGCTGTGCGCGCCCCTGTCAGACCCCAACGCCGGCAGGGAGCGGCAGAGGGACAGCACGCTGGTGTACGACGAGGCACTCCAGCAGCATCGGCGACTCCTCAGCAAGCTGGACCTAGAGGAGCAGAGAAGAAGGGAGGCACGCGAAGGAG GTTATTACTATGACTTGAACGACTCGTATGACGAGAGCGACGAAGAAGAGGTGAAAGCCCATCTGAGGAGAGTGACGGAGCAACCGCCCCTTAAACTTAATACGTCCTCTGAG AAAGTGGACTTCCTACGCATGTGCGGACTGGTTACCCGGGCTCATCGCGACGAGCTCCTGCAGTGCAAGAAGAGGAAGCGAAGGCGGATGATGAGGGAACGCAGCACCTCGCCACCACCTGTCGTGCGGGGGAAGCGGAAgtctcctcctttgccggccgcCGCACTGACCACCACGTACACCGCAGAGCAGATGGACAGTGCCCCCGAGCTGCAGGAGAAGAAGGACTTTCTGCGCGCCTTTAAGCTCTCCCACGTCAATGCTCAGCAACGAAGAG ACAAAGAGAAGACTGAGGAGCTGCTGAAGGCCATCGAGAAGAAAATTGTGACGCTGGATACGCTCCGATACAACTCTGTATCTCCATGTAGCAGCAGCCCCCCTGCTGCCACGTCCTCAATCG GAGAGTCATCATCAGCTATACCTTCTTGTCAGTCAAACGGACATCTTTATCCAGACTCGCCAAGCCCCTCCCCTCTACATTCACACAGAGCCAGACATGTCCCCCACAACGACACTGTCAGGCAGCCGCCTCCACCCTTGGCGCCCCATGACAAAGCGGCATTCGCAGAGGCGCCACGGCCCAACAAGAAGCTGCAGCTGGTCCACAACGGCCACTTAGTACCTCCTCTGAAAAAAGAGCCCGGTGCGGTGGTGAATGGTCGTGTCCAGCCCCGGGAGAAGTTCACAACCAATGCCTTTGCTCAGCATTTCCACCAGGCTGTGCTACAGTCCACACAGCACAAAG GGGTCTCAAAGCTGACCAAGGCTGAAAGCTCGCTGCCTCGCGACCCCTCCCCGCAGAAAACGCTTCATCCGAATCACGCCGCCCAGCGCGCTAACGGCCATGGCACCCATTTCCATCAAGACAGTCATGGGAAGCAACTGACCGACGTGGACGTAGATGAGGGTGAAGACTCATCTggggatgatgatgaggaggaggatgaggaacCCCCAAGGAAATGGAAGGGCATTGGAGCAATTTTTGAGGCCTATCAGGAGTATGTGGAAG AGCGGAGTGTTGAAAGGCAGGTTCTTCACAGTCAGTGTAAAAGATTGGAAGCGCAGAACTACAATCTTAGCAGAACAGCAGAGCAACTCTCTCTCACCATGGCG GAGCTGGTGAGCCAGAGACAGCGGGTGCGGGAGGAGCGTGACAAGCTCCACGCCCAGCTGGAGCACTTCAGGCGGTGTCTGACGCTACCCAGCATACATTGGGGCAACGCCCATGCACCCAGGTGA